The Thermoleophilum album genome includes a window with the following:
- a CDS encoding YncE family protein, which yields MVAFDAVRPRVLGYLTLRPGAMPQDVRLSPDGTRFFVADMASDGVWVIDARRLRKIGFVRTGRGAHGIYPSRDARVLYVSNRGEGSISVLSAATGRPLKKWWLPGGGSPDMGGLSVDGRLLWLSGRYHGVVYVIDTRSGRLVHRIRVGSGPHGLCVWPQPGRFSLGHTGNMR from the coding sequence ATGGTGGCGTTCGACGCGGTGCGTCCCCGTGTGCTCGGCTACCTCACGCTGCGGCCGGGGGCGATGCCGCAGGACGTGCGACTCTCGCCGGACGGCACCCGCTTCTTTGTCGCCGACATGGCCTCGGACGGTGTCTGGGTGATCGACGCCCGGCGCCTGCGCAAGATCGGTTTCGTTCGCACTGGGCGCGGCGCGCACGGCATCTACCCGAGTCGCGATGCGCGGGTGCTGTACGTCTCGAACCGCGGCGAGGGCTCGATCTCGGTGTTGTCGGCGGCGACCGGCCGCCCGCTTAAGAAGTGGTGGCTGCCGGGCGGGGGTAGCCCCGACATGGGCGGCCTCTCAGTCGACGGTCGCCTGCTTTGGCTGTCCGGTCGCTACCACGGCGTGGTCTACGTGATCGACACCCGCAGTGGACGTCTGGTCCACCGGATTCGCGTCGGCTCGGGACCGCACGGCCTCTGCGTTTGGCCGCAGCCCGGCCGCTTCTCGCTCGGTCACACCGGCAACATGCGTTAG
- a CDS encoding Kelch repeat-containing protein — protein MTTVDANATRATLVALLPFSWRWSASRGACAKLLSAVLTAALTWLGAFAGPGYAASVPRGAFFTTAPLPRPVMLTEAAVLADGRVLVAGGFSEGGGTATAALFEPRSRRWLPTGRLAVGRFAHTVTALPDGGALVCGGSSVAGPQAGYLNSCERFDPAAGHFGLAPALPGPRANHAAVLVPNGPSGAPAVVITGGLTRSTPALTTVDALTVGAAAWQPLMALENGRYHHTATVLPDGRVLVVGGERTDRDTPLFSAELVDPRSGRSEVVAPTATPRVNHIAVLLRDGRVLVAGGGTFATGFLRSAEIFDPRTLSWREAAPMLHARGYAQATRLSDGRVLVVGGFSNDGDLPEAEIYDPQRNRWTVVPERPRPRARGIVAALADGRVLLAGGQRASGQLLRDSELFDPLATARLAELVAPRRAHAGRTVAIRYWSGSAGPTTIDLLAIRKPPRGRCPNLTGPCELRRLVLRLRVRDGVGRRLHKLPLARRGRALAPGRYELRVRHAGREASVRLAITR, from the coding sequence GTGACGACGGTGGACGCGAACGCGACGCGCGCGACTCTCGTGGCGCTACTGCCGTTTTCCTGGCGGTGGAGCGCAAGCCGCGGGGCGTGCGCGAAGCTGCTCTCGGCAGTGTTGACGGCAGCGCTCACTTGGCTCGGCGCGTTCGCCGGGCCCGGGTACGCCGCTTCCGTGCCGCGTGGCGCTTTCTTCACGACGGCGCCGCTGCCGCGGCCGGTGATGCTCACCGAGGCGGCGGTGCTGGCCGACGGCCGCGTTTTGGTAGCGGGCGGCTTCTCCGAGGGCGGCGGAACCGCCACGGCCGCACTTTTCGAGCCCCGCTCGCGGCGCTGGTTGCCGACCGGTCGGCTTGCCGTGGGGCGCTTCGCGCACACCGTCACGGCGCTGCCGGACGGCGGCGCGCTGGTCTGCGGGGGCTCCTCGGTCGCCGGGCCGCAGGCCGGTTACCTCAACAGTTGCGAACGCTTCGACCCTGCGGCCGGCCACTTCGGACTAGCACCGGCTTTACCGGGTCCGCGGGCGAACCACGCAGCGGTGCTGGTCCCAAACGGGCCGTCGGGTGCACCGGCGGTGGTCATAACCGGCGGGCTCACACGCTCGACACCAGCCCTCACGACAGTCGACGCCTTGACCGTCGGAGCGGCGGCCTGGCAGCCGCTGATGGCGCTTGAGAACGGCCGCTACCACCATACGGCGACGGTGCTGCCGGATGGCCGCGTGCTGGTGGTCGGGGGCGAGCGCACCGATCGCGACACGCCGCTGTTCTCGGCTGAGCTCGTTGATCCGCGCAGCGGCCGCAGCGAAGTCGTCGCACCGACCGCGACGCCGCGCGTCAACCACATCGCCGTGTTGCTGCGCGACGGACGTGTTCTGGTCGCGGGCGGCGGCACCTTCGCAACCGGCTTCCTGCGCAGCGCCGAGATCTTCGATCCGCGCACGCTCAGCTGGCGCGAAGCCGCGCCGATGCTGCACGCGCGTGGCTACGCGCAAGCAACACGGCTGAGCGACGGGCGGGTATTGGTCGTGGGCGGATTCAGCAACGACGGAGACCTCCCAGAAGCCGAGATCTACGACCCGCAGCGCAACCGCTGGACGGTCGTGCCCGAGCGCCCAAGGCCGCGCGCGCGGGGCATCGTTGCGGCGCTCGCCGACGGACGCGTGCTGTTGGCCGGTGGCCAGCGCGCGAGCGGCCAGCTGCTGCGCGACAGCGAGCTCTTCGATCCGCTCGCAACCGCCCGGCTCGCGGAACTTGTCGCGCCGCGCCGAGCGCACGCCGGCCGCACCGTCGCGATCCGCTACTGGAGCGGCAGTGCAGGACCGACGACGATCGACCTGCTCGCGATCCGCAAGCCGCCCCGGGGACGTTGCCCGAACCTCACTGGCCCGTGCGAGCTACGCCGGCTGGTGCTGCGCTTGCGGGTGCGCGATGGCGTCGGTCGCCGGCTGCACAAGCTGCCGCTTGCCCGCCGTGGTCGCGCGTTAGCGCCGGGACGTTACGAGCTGAGGGTGCGTCACGCTGGCCGCGAGGCGAGCGTGCGGCTTGCGATCACTCGCTGA
- a CDS encoding glutathione S-transferase family protein, with the protein MQATLFSIPPSHPALAAKLMLRHVGLEHRVVELPPGLHPPVLRARGFRRGTVPAMILNGRKIQGTTAISRALDELFPGKLFPTDTNARARVEEAEAWGEREFQPVPRRIFRWVLARDADARAALARESKMPLANLQARATAPLARRFAALVGATDERVRQDLEHLPEMLDRVDRYIAEGVIGGDTPNAADFQIATTVHALMRFPQLRPMIDERPAAELARRVVGEPAQAPVRVPEEWLPAGAAK; encoded by the coding sequence ATGCAGGCGACGCTGTTCTCGATACCGCCCTCGCATCCGGCGCTCGCAGCGAAGTTGATGCTGCGGCACGTGGGGCTCGAACATCGGGTGGTCGAACTGCCGCCCGGACTCCATCCGCCGGTCCTGCGCGCTCGCGGTTTTCGGCGCGGCACCGTGCCCGCGATGATCCTCAACGGGCGCAAGATCCAAGGAACGACGGCCATCAGTCGCGCCCTCGACGAGCTCTTCCCCGGCAAGCTCTTCCCGACCGACACCAACGCGCGTGCGCGTGTCGAAGAGGCCGAAGCTTGGGGCGAGCGCGAGTTCCAGCCGGTGCCGCGTCGCATCTTCCGGTGGGTGCTGGCACGCGACGCGGACGCCCGCGCGGCGCTCGCCCGCGAATCGAAGATGCCGCTCGCGAACTTGCAAGCACGGGCGACCGCGCCCCTGGCGCGGCGTTTCGCAGCGCTCGTCGGCGCCACCGACGAGCGCGTTCGCCAGGACCTCGAGCACCTACCGGAGATGCTCGACCGCGTCGATCGCTACATAGCGGAGGGGGTGATCGGCGGCGACACGCCCAACGCCGCTGACTTCCAGATCGCCACCACCGTGCACGCGCTGATGCGCTTCCCGCAGCTGCGACCGATGATCGACGAGCGGCCGGCGGCCGAACTGGCGCGGCGCGTCGTCGGCGAGCCGGCGCAAGCGCCGGTGCGCGTGCCCGAAGAGTGGCTACCCGCGGGCGCCGCCAAGTAG
- a CDS encoding alpha/beta fold hydrolase, whose translation MSKRGDRFRRSLPRLAATILAASAVVLAGAASAAARPPERFTRIKGFDEPSTPARFDRVGVLEVGSPRARNVLVLVPGTSASSTYFVPLAEDIVRQLPGWQVWAVERRENLLEDHSMFNLAKRRKVSDQQVFDYYLRWLTNPSVTRHIRVIPDGEVAFARNWGMRTEIEDLHRVILRAKRHARHVVLGGHSLGGTITTAYATWNFHGRPGARLLDGLIYIDGGRLGEPPSEQQARERLAQLAGQSPWLSFGGIPAPYAGLFNTAGSLAALLYPNEPSLAYDWPGLPSFLKPPVRPTNLAQYGYALDTETSPSALWAAQAHIGKLAPSGDPRGWLQAGEITPIRRYARMFSGIDFQGLDGTAWYHPLRLTIDAAAVGNGTPNPAQRVFDVRATAGKKLPKRLRIYAFGAAGGRLVTDAARQLARQAGIPAGNVVLVNRQGTYAHNDPAGAYPRNDFLARLVPFLRKIAR comes from the coding sequence ATGTCCAAGCGAGGAGATCGCTTCCGTCGTTCGCTTCCCCGTCTGGCAGCGACCATCCTCGCCGCTTCAGCGGTCGTGCTCGCAGGCGCAGCTTCCGCCGCGGCACGTCCACCCGAGCGATTCACGCGCATCAAGGGCTTCGACGAACCATCAACACCGGCGCGCTTCGACCGTGTTGGGGTGCTCGAGGTCGGTTCCCCCCGGGCACGCAACGTGCTCGTGCTGGTGCCGGGAACCTCGGCCAGCTCGACCTACTTCGTGCCACTCGCCGAGGACATCGTCCGGCAACTGCCGGGGTGGCAAGTTTGGGCCGTCGAGCGGCGCGAGAACTTGCTCGAAGACCACTCCATGTTCAACCTTGCGAAGCGCCGCAAGGTGAGCGACCAGCAGGTTTTCGACTACTACCTGCGCTGGTTGACCAACCCCTCGGTCACGCGGCACATCCGCGTGATCCCTGACGGCGAGGTCGCCTTCGCGCGCAACTGGGGGATGCGCACCGAGATCGAAGACTTGCACCGGGTGATCCTGCGCGCCAAGCGGCATGCGCGGCACGTGGTGCTCGGCGGGCACTCGCTGGGCGGCACCATCACCACCGCCTACGCGACCTGGAACTTCCATGGCCGCCCCGGCGCGCGCCTGCTCGATGGCCTCATCTACATCGACGGTGGACGGCTCGGCGAGCCCCCGTCCGAGCAGCAAGCACGGGAGCGACTAGCACAACTCGCCGGTCAGTCGCCGTGGCTCAGCTTCGGCGGGATCCCCGCCCCCTACGCCGGGCTCTTCAACACCGCCGGCTCGCTGGCGGCGCTGTTGTATCCGAACGAACCCTCGCTGGCGTACGACTGGCCGGGCCTGCCGAGCTTCCTCAAGCCGCCGGTGCGGCCCACCAATTTGGCGCAATACGGCTACGCGCTGGACACCGAGACCTCCCCGTCGGCGCTCTGGGCGGCCCAGGCGCACATCGGCAAACTGGCGCCGAGCGGTGATCCTCGAGGTTGGTTGCAAGCGGGCGAGATCACGCCGATCCGCCGCTACGCACGGATGTTCTCGGGGATCGACTTCCAAGGCCTCGACGGCACCGCCTGGTACCACCCGCTGCGGCTGACGATCGACGCGGCGGCGGTGGGCAACGGCACCCCGAATCCCGCTCAGCGCGTCTTCGACGTGCGCGCCACCGCGGGCAAGAAGCTCCCGAAACGGCTGCGGATCTACGCCTTCGGGGCGGCCGGCGGCCGTCTCGTCACCGACGCTGCCCGCCAGCTGGCTCGGCAAGCGGGCATCCCCGCCGGCAACGTCGTGCTGGTGAACCGGCAAGGCACCTACGCACACAACGACCCCGCAGGCGCCTACCCGCGCAACGACTTCCTCGCCCGGCTCGTGCCGTTCCTACGCAAGATCGCCCGCTGA